ATACTATTGGAGGTAATAACAATGATTATTTAATGAGTATAGATACAACATCAGACGGGGATTTATTTTATTGGGAGATTCTGGTCGGGTGCTACTGGCGATAAAACAAGCCCTGCAAATGGTGATAGTGACTGTTGGCTTATAAAGTTAGATTCAGGGAAATATTCTTTGGCAAAAAGTTTTGGGGGTTCGCACTGAAACAGCACGTGGAATACATCAAATAGCTGATGGAGGTTTTATTCTAGCTATGAGTTCAAATTCAGGGAATATCCGGGAATAAAACAGAGGCATGCTTAGGTGGATTTGATTTTTGGATTATTAAATTAGATGATGATGGTAATGTAGTTTGGCAAAACACCATTGGAGGTTCTAGTGATGATAAAGTATATTCAATAATTGAGCTGAGTGGTGGTGGATTTATGGCAGGGGGCAGTTCAGCTTCAGGTATTGGAGGCGATAAGACAGAATCCTGTTTGGGAGAATCAGATTTTTGGGTAGTAAAATTAAATACCACGGGAGGATTAGTATGGCAAAAAACGATTGGCGGAAGTGATTTCGAGAATATTTATGAAATTATTCAAAATCCGGATGGAAGTTTTTTGTTAGCCGGTAATTCAGGTTCCGGAATTAGTGGGAATAAAACCGAAATTAATTTTGGTATTTTGGATTATTGGTTGGTTAAAATGGGGCCTTCAGGAGCGTTGCTTTGGCAACATACAATTGGTGGGTCAGACATAGATATGTTTTATAGAGAGTCTGTAAAAAGAACGATTGATGGGGGGTATATTTTAGGAGGGTATTCCAAATCTGAGATTTCAGGTAATAAAACAGTAGAATGGCAAAATGAGGATTTTTGGCTCGTAAAAGTGAATGGCCTTGGTGAAATAGAATGGCAAAAAACCATTGGTGGGTCAATGAGTGATTATTTATATTCAACCCATCAGTTGAAAGATGGCAGTTATTTTTTAGCAGGATATTCCTCATCAAATGCAACAGGAGATAAATCTGAAAACAATATTGGGGGAGGCGCTGATTATTGGATTGTAAAATTGACAGGAGCTTGCAAACCTACAACAGAAATTTGCAACAGCATTGATGATAATTGTGATGGCAATATTGATGAAGATTTGGAGGTAACCGTTACTATTTCACCTTCAGGTGCAACAACATTTTGTCAGGGCAATAATGTTACATTAATTGCTACGCATAATGGTGATGCGGTGCAATGGAAAAAGAATGGTGTAAATATTGTTGGCGCAACAAGTGCATCATTATTGGTTAATGCCACTGGTAATTATACTTGTATGGCTTATTCCGATTGCGATACAAATACTTCTTCAATTATTACTGTTACCGTAAATAAAAATCCTAAAGCAATTATTTCTGCCGGCGGTCCAACTGAATTTTGTGCCGGTGGAAGTGTATCATTAACTGAAACACCATCCGTCGGTTGCAGCTATCAATGGTATAAAGGTGCTTCACCTATCGCACGAGCAACTACCACAACCTATGTCGCTACTACTGCCGGAAATTATAAATGTAGAGTGACAAAAACGGCAACCGGATGTTTCAAAAATTCGAATGGAATTGTAGTGACAATTACCTGCAAAGAAAGTGAAAATGAAAATATTGCACCAACAATATCCATTTACCCAAATCCAACTTCAGGTCACTTAAATATTAGTACTGATATTGTGGTTTCATCAATCAAAATATATAATAATTCCGGGGCAGTTGTTCAACAAATAACTAATTGGCAGGGAGAAAGTATTGATGTAT
The genomic region above belongs to Bacteroidota bacterium and contains:
- a CDS encoding T9SS type A sorting domain-containing protein, whose translation is MAGGSSASGIGGDKTESCLGESDFWVVKLNTTGGLVWQKTIGGSDFENIYEIIQNPDGSFLLAGNSGSGISGNKTEINFGILDYWLVKMGPSGALLWQHTIGGSDIDMFYRESVKRTIDGGYILGGYSKSEISGNKTVEWQNEDFWLVKVNGLGEIEWQKTIGGSMSDYLYSTHQLKDGSYFLAGYSSSNATGDKSENNIGGGADYWIVKLTGACKPTTEICNSIDDNCDGNIDEDLEVTVTISPSGATTFCQGNNVTLIATHNGDAVQWKKNGVNIVGATSASLLVNATGNYTCMAYSDCDTNTSSIITVTVNKNPKAIISAGGPTEFCAGGSVSLTETPSVGCSYQWYKGASPIARATTTTYVATTAGNYKCRVTKTATGCFKNSNGIVVTITCKESENENIAPTISIYPNPTSGHLNISTDIVVSSIKIYNNSGAVVQQITNWQGESIDVSQLASGVYYLQLFSATTTIQKIFVKE